From the Hyphomicrobium sp. ghe19 genome, one window contains:
- a CDS encoding histone deacetylase — protein sequence MAIYTDPQTGQRREVDDLSRPATGFSLGIVALLIVLALISWYFFGRVSPSVDTANTGASTVTEPASPSSPNASPTHPNSGP from the coding sequence ATGGCCATCTATACCGATCCACAAACGGGTCAGCGCCGCGAAGTCGACGATCTTTCGCGCCCTGCGACGGGCTTTTCGCTTGGGATCGTTGCCCTCTTGATCGTGCTGGCGCTCATAAGCTGGTATTTCTTCGGCCGCGTCAGTCCTAGCGTCGACACCGCTAATACCGGCGCCTCCACGGTCACCGAGCCCGCGTCGCCTTCGTCGCCGAATGCGAGCCCGACCCACCCGAATTCCGGCCCGTAA
- a CDS encoding glycosyltransferase family 4 protein produces the protein MKIAQVAPLIESVPPKLYGGTERVVSYVTEELVSQGHDVTLFASGDSITSAKLVPCCEKSLRSSPGVRDPIPYYMVMVDKIRRMASTFDIIHFHIDQFQFPVFRAIAHKTLTTLHGRQDLPDLKLLYRAFPEMSLVSISDSQRRPIPYASFAGTVYHGLPDDLHRPTFDPRGGYLAFLGRISPEKRLDRAIEIARAAGFPLKIAAKVDAVDVEYFEATIKPLLHGDDVHFVGEINDREKTKFLGEASALLFPIDWPEPFGMVMIEAMACGTPVLAFDHGSVREVIDEGITGFIVDDVQSAVSALPGVLALDRRRIRRRFEERFTAASMAQAYVALYERVPAATGRLPASRSDEIRPVHETLVN, from the coding sequence ATGAAGATTGCCCAGGTTGCGCCCTTGATTGAGAGCGTCCCGCCAAAACTATACGGGGGAACCGAGCGTGTTGTTTCATATGTCACCGAAGAGCTCGTGAGCCAAGGGCACGACGTAACGCTCTTCGCGAGCGGCGACTCCATAACATCGGCGAAGCTGGTGCCGTGTTGCGAAAAATCACTCAGGTCCAGTCCCGGCGTACGCGATCCAATTCCTTACTACATGGTGATGGTCGACAAAATTCGCCGTATGGCCTCGACCTTCGACATCATCCATTTTCACATCGATCAGTTTCAGTTTCCGGTCTTCAGGGCGATCGCTCATAAAACGCTGACGACGCTTCACGGACGCCAGGATCTTCCGGACCTGAAGCTCCTCTATCGTGCGTTTCCCGAGATGAGCCTCGTGTCCATTTCGGATTCGCAGCGTCGGCCGATCCCCTACGCGAGTTTCGCCGGAACGGTCTATCACGGCCTCCCGGACGATCTGCACCGCCCGACATTCGATCCGCGCGGCGGCTACCTCGCCTTCTTGGGGCGCATCTCACCCGAAAAACGGCTCGATCGCGCGATTGAAATCGCTCGCGCCGCGGGCTTCCCACTGAAAATCGCGGCCAAGGTCGATGCGGTAGACGTTGAATATTTCGAGGCAACGATCAAACCGCTGCTTCATGGCGATGATGTTCACTTCGTCGGCGAGATCAATGACCGGGAGAAAACGAAATTTCTCGGAGAAGCGTCCGCATTGCTCTTTCCGATCGACTGGCCGGAACCTTTCGGCATGGTGATGATTGAGGCAATGGCCTGCGGCACTCCGGTTCTCGCATTCGACCACGGGTCAGTCAGAGAGGTTATCGATGAGGGCATAACCGGCTTCATCGTGGATGATGTCCAAAGCGCAGTCTCAGCCTTGCCAGGCGTCCTGGCGCTCGATCGCAGACGCATTCGTCGGCGATTCGAGGAGAGATTTACAGCTGCATCGATGGCTCAAGCTTACGTTGCGCTTTACGAGCGTGTTCCTGCCGCGACCGGCCGCTTGCCAGCCTCGCGCAGTGATGAAATCCGCCCCGTCCACGAGACCCTCGTCAACTGA
- a CDS encoding DUF763 domain-containing protein, with amino-acid sequence MAQRTGSADLPLHGGHVPAWLSARMASLGAVICEAIVQEYGRDELLSRLAHPFWFQSFGAVMGMDWHSSGVTTTVIGALKRGLEPAQDELGVYVCGGRGKHSRRTPEELRAIGGRVGIDADELTKASRLVAKVDSAAIQDGFDLYLHGFFVTREGNWTVVQQGMNTDKGQARRYHWFSKSRSNFIDEPHAAIDGPAQGEIVNLTDRRANASRSAQLDLLSTLGPDRIVAELLEQSKPEQPEQLSLPHLEMPAHHEVRSSDVFIRRLHGTLAAATEQGPTDFPDLLLIPGVGARTVQSLAMVAEVVHGAPYRFQDPARFSLAHGGKDSHPYPVATSVYDETIKVLKSAVQKAKLGNSETLAALKRLDDQARMLERTANGPTFETYIAREQAASPSLGGRSVFGWEGMTTPMSKSGGTR; translated from the coding sequence ATGGCACAACGTACGGGAAGCGCTGATCTTCCGCTGCATGGCGGTCACGTGCCCGCGTGGCTCTCCGCCCGGATGGCTTCGCTCGGCGCTGTGATCTGCGAGGCAATCGTGCAGGAATATGGGCGAGACGAATTATTGAGCCGTCTCGCCCATCCGTTTTGGTTTCAGTCGTTCGGCGCCGTCATGGGGATGGACTGGCATTCCTCTGGCGTGACGACGACGGTCATCGGAGCATTGAAGCGCGGGCTTGAACCCGCGCAGGACGAGTTAGGCGTCTACGTTTGTGGCGGCCGGGGCAAGCATTCGCGGCGTACACCGGAGGAATTGCGCGCAATCGGTGGACGCGTCGGCATCGATGCCGACGAATTGACCAAAGCAAGCCGTCTTGTCGCGAAGGTCGACAGCGCGGCCATTCAGGATGGCTTCGATCTTTATCTTCACGGCTTCTTCGTGACCCGCGAAGGTAACTGGACTGTCGTCCAACAAGGAATGAACACGGATAAGGGACAGGCTCGCCGCTACCACTGGTTTTCGAAATCGCGATCGAACTTCATAGATGAGCCCCATGCCGCAATCGATGGCCCGGCACAGGGTGAAATCGTCAACCTGACCGATCGGCGGGCGAACGCGTCGCGATCGGCACAACTCGACCTGCTATCGACTTTGGGGCCGGATAGAATAGTCGCCGAGCTATTGGAGCAGTCGAAGCCCGAACAACCCGAGCAGCTGTCGCTGCCCCATCTCGAGATGCCTGCTCACCATGAAGTCCGATCGAGTGACGTCTTCATCCGTCGCCTGCACGGAACGCTGGCCGCCGCGACCGAGCAGGGTCCTACAGATTTTCCTGACCTGCTACTGATACCGGGAGTAGGCGCAAGAACCGTTCAATCGCTCGCCATGGTCGCCGAAGTCGTGCACGGCGCCCCGTATCGGTTTCAGGATCCCGCACGGTTTTCGCTCGCGCACGGCGGCAAGGACAGTCATCCCTATCCCGTTGCGACAAGCGTCTACGACGAAACGATTAAAGTCCTGAAGTCCGCGGTCCAAAAAGCCAAGCTTGGAAATAGCGAAACGCTCGCCGCGCTGAAGAGGCTCGATGATCAAGCGAGAATGCTGGAACGCACAGCCAACGGTCCCACGTTCGAAACATACATCGCCCGCGAACAAGCAGCCTCGCCGTCTCTCGGCGGCCGCTCCGTTTTCGGCTGGGAAGGTATGACGACGCCGATGTCCAAGTCTGGCGGCACGCGTTAG
- a CDS encoding NUDIX hydrolase, which translates to MTILQVGALPLRKSRGGFEILLISSRETGRWVIPKGWPSKRLSDPNAAAREAKQEAGVTGKISGEPIGSYRYRKRTGEDIRVLTVNCYILWVKKERKRWREQDQRTRVWFSQDDAVKKVREPGLKALIASLQGRPKN; encoded by the coding sequence ATGACAATTCTACAGGTTGGAGCTCTTCCCCTGCGCAAGTCGCGCGGCGGTTTCGAGATCCTTCTCATATCTTCCAGAGAGACGGGGCGGTGGGTCATTCCGAAAGGTTGGCCATCGAAGCGGTTGAGCGATCCCAACGCGGCTGCGCGGGAGGCCAAACAGGAGGCGGGCGTAACGGGCAAGATCTCCGGTGAGCCAATCGGCAGCTATCGCTACCGGAAGAGGACTGGAGAAGACATTCGCGTCCTCACCGTCAACTGCTACATTTTATGGGTGAAGAAAGAACGGAAGCGGTGGCGCGAGCAGGACCAGCGAACGCGCGTGTGGTTTTCGCAAGATGATGCGGTCAAAAAAGTCCGGGAGCCGGGATTGAAAGCGCTCATTGCGAGTCTTCAAGGGCGGCCTAAAAACTAA
- a CDS encoding ABC transporter ATP-binding protein, with protein sequence MTNDLSAFAKHPYRFIIAILGSYRWSHVAILASVIAAVTFSVSTQYGLKKLVDALSNPSQHGAVWVAFAMVIGFIAADNLSWRLAAWIGHSTFTGVSGRVRRKLFRHLTGHAPSFFQGQAPGALTSRITATANALYTTETMVTFNAMPPLVATIVAIIYLTTVSVAMALTLTAVVGVVVVFMFYWAARGTPLHHVYAREAANVDGDMIDVISNISVVKAFGRMRSEHRRLGGVISREVRARKESLYFLERLRIFHAIATALLTCCVLAWSIVLWQRGEATAGDVVLVSTLGISILSATRDLAVALVDVTQHLARFSEALRTLLTPHALPVNSSAKRVAAARGAVEFRDVGFAYPDGKQVFSSLNLKIEPGTRVGIVGPSGAGKSTIFSLIQRFYDVQSGAILIDGEVGALLPDDALRKAIAVVPQDVSLFHRTLRENIRYGRPGARDDDVIEAARMARCLSFIEQLPAGLDTIVGDRGAKLSGGQRQRVAIARAFLKDAPILLLDEATSALDSHSEELIREALTTLMNGRTVIAIAHRLSTLRNFDRIVVIQNGKVVQDDTPETLINKAGAYKSLVDLEVRRLQSAAA encoded by the coding sequence TTGACGAACGACTTGTCGGCTTTTGCAAAGCACCCCTACCGCTTTATTATTGCGATCCTTGGCAGCTATCGCTGGAGCCATGTTGCAATACTGGCGTCGGTCATCGCGGCCGTCACATTCTCCGTGTCGACGCAGTATGGTCTGAAGAAACTGGTCGACGCTTTATCGAATCCCTCACAACACGGAGCTGTTTGGGTCGCCTTTGCGATGGTCATCGGCTTCATCGCCGCCGATAACCTGTCGTGGCGCCTCGCGGCCTGGATCGGGCATTCGACGTTTACCGGCGTTTCCGGGCGCGTCCGGCGAAAGCTTTTCCGGCATTTAACGGGACACGCGCCGAGCTTTTTTCAAGGGCAGGCACCCGGCGCGCTCACCAGCCGGATCACAGCCACCGCGAACGCGCTCTACACGACCGAGACCATGGTTACGTTCAATGCCATGCCTCCGCTCGTCGCGACCATCGTTGCGATCATTTATCTGACGACCGTGAGCGTCGCGATGGCATTGACGTTGACCGCCGTCGTCGGAGTTGTTGTCGTCTTCATGTTTTACTGGGCGGCTCGCGGCACGCCACTTCACCATGTGTACGCGCGCGAAGCGGCAAACGTCGATGGCGACATGATCGACGTCATCTCGAATATTTCGGTGGTGAAGGCTTTCGGGCGTATGCGCAGCGAGCACCGCCGTCTCGGGGGCGTCATCAGCCGGGAGGTGCGCGCGCGGAAGGAAAGCCTATACTTCCTGGAACGGCTCAGAATTTTTCATGCCATTGCGACGGCATTGCTGACGTGCTGCGTTCTCGCTTGGTCGATCGTTCTTTGGCAGCGGGGCGAGGCGACCGCCGGCGACGTCGTGCTCGTCTCGACGCTCGGCATTTCCATTTTGAGCGCGACGCGGGATCTGGCCGTTGCCCTCGTCGACGTTACGCAGCACTTGGCGCGCTTTTCGGAAGCTTTGCGGACGCTCCTGACGCCGCACGCTCTCCCGGTCAATTCGTCTGCGAAGCGTGTGGCTGCGGCGCGCGGAGCGGTGGAGTTCCGCGATGTCGGATTCGCCTATCCGGATGGCAAGCAAGTCTTCTCGTCGTTGAATCTCAAGATCGAGCCTGGAACACGGGTTGGTATCGTTGGGCCATCGGGAGCCGGGAAATCGACGATCTTTTCGCTCATACAGAGATTTTACGACGTGCAATCCGGGGCAATTCTTATCGACGGCGAAGTCGGCGCGTTGTTGCCAGACGATGCTCTCCGAAAGGCCATTGCCGTCGTCCCTCAAGACGTGAGCCTCTTCCATCGTACGCTCAGAGAGAATATTCGCTACGGGCGGCCGGGCGCGCGCGATGATGACGTTATTGAAGCGGCGCGGATGGCTCGATGCCTCAGCTTCATCGAGCAGCTGCCTGCCGGTCTCGACACGATCGTCGGCGACCGGGGCGCGAAACTCTCGGGCGGACAACGGCAACGCGTTGCGATCGCGCGCGCATTCTTGAAGGACGCGCCTATACTTCTTCTCGATGAGGCGACGTCCGCGCTCGACAGTCATTCGGAGGAGCTGATCAGAGAAGCCCTCACGACGCTGATGAACGGAAGGACGGTGATCGCTATTGCGCACCGCCTATCGACGCTGAGGAATTTCGACCGCATCGTCGTCATTCAGAATGGCAAGGTGGTGCAAGACGATACGCCAGAAACTTTGATCAACAAGGCCGGCGCTTACAAGTCCCTCGTCGATCTCGAGGTGCGGCGTCTTCAATCGGCCGCGGCGTAA
- a CDS encoding glycogen debranching N-terminal domain-containing protein, with translation MAVPPSQQLDHPPEHEPEHIHAEADSSPRAHETLKHDDAFVVVDTHGDIGAFGNHADGFFFKDTRYLSRLELLIARRPPLLLGSTLDRKDLQLCSDLTNTDVYSNGALWLHKDVVHVFRTTYVRDASLRQRLVLTNHSNIDLYLPVSVFFDCDFLDIFEVRGMRREKRGTVRRTVDSSDSVSFSYTGLDRIVRKTSVHIDPEPLSLRETSAFFRLHIPAKQSRRVYVTALAEGDRLSPPCSYIKGLHDAHLHLRRAELQATSIEVSRPDLNHVLKRAMADLRLLITETADGPYPYAGTPWYSTTFGRDALITALQVLWLDSSIARGVLRRLARFQASEHDAAADAQPGKILHEMRNGEMAALREIPFGLYYGSVDSTPLFVVLAGAYVAATDDKDFLREIWPAVLKALEWINGPGDPDGDGFVEYARETEDGLSNQGWKDSHDSVFNKDGSLAEGPLALVEVQGYVYEAKIVAARMASMLGDDASSRRLKAEAIELQRKFEEKFWSPDIGMYALALDGRKNRVDVRSSNAGHALSSGIASADRASRVIKQMLDASFFSGWGIRTIATSEARYNPMSYHNGSIWPHDNAMIGAGFARYGKPEKIESVFNGLLDAALNMSQGRLPELFCGFRRRAGRAPILYPVACSPQAWASGSMPYLLGSLLGIEIDGASRTVTLNSPYLPERAGEITVRNMRAGDGAADFVLRRKDGAVTIDITNSSGGAKVVLA, from the coding sequence ATGGCCGTTCCGCCATCACAGCAGCTGGATCATCCGCCAGAGCACGAGCCTGAGCATATCCACGCTGAGGCCGATAGTTCGCCGCGAGCCCACGAAACGCTAAAGCACGATGATGCCTTCGTGGTCGTCGATACGCACGGCGACATAGGTGCATTCGGCAACCACGCGGATGGCTTCTTTTTCAAGGACACGCGCTACCTGTCGCGGCTCGAACTGCTGATAGCGAGGCGCCCGCCGTTGCTTCTCGGTTCCACGCTCGACCGGAAGGACCTTCAGCTCTGCTCCGATCTCACGAATACTGACGTTTACTCGAACGGTGCGCTTTGGCTTCACAAGGATGTCGTGCACGTTTTCAGAACGACGTATGTCCGCGACGCAAGCCTGCGACAGCGACTCGTTCTCACGAACCACTCAAATATTGATCTTTACCTGCCTGTATCGGTCTTCTTCGATTGCGATTTCTTGGACATCTTTGAAGTCCGCGGCATGCGCCGCGAGAAACGCGGAACGGTCCGCCGAACTGTGGATTCCTCAGATTCCGTCAGCTTCAGCTATACGGGGCTTGATCGCATCGTTCGGAAAACGTCGGTACATATCGATCCCGAGCCCCTATCACTGAGAGAGACGTCTGCATTCTTCCGGCTGCATATCCCGGCCAAGCAATCGCGACGCGTTTACGTGACCGCTTTGGCGGAGGGCGATCGCCTAAGCCCACCGTGCTCTTACATCAAGGGATTACACGATGCGCACCTGCACCTGCGCCGGGCGGAGTTGCAGGCGACGAGCATCGAGGTTTCACGTCCCGATCTCAACCACGTTCTGAAGCGCGCGATGGCGGATCTGCGATTGCTGATCACGGAAACCGCCGACGGCCCTTATCCTTATGCGGGTACGCCGTGGTACTCGACGACCTTCGGCCGCGATGCATTGATAACGGCGCTTCAGGTGCTATGGCTCGACTCGTCCATCGCTCGCGGCGTGCTTCGTCGCCTCGCTCGCTTTCAGGCGAGCGAACACGATGCGGCAGCTGACGCTCAGCCTGGAAAAATTCTCCACGAAATGCGTAACGGCGAAATGGCTGCGCTGCGCGAAATTCCGTTTGGCCTCTATTATGGCAGCGTCGATTCAACCCCGCTCTTCGTTGTCTTGGCCGGAGCCTACGTCGCGGCGACCGACGACAAGGACTTTCTTCGCGAAATTTGGCCGGCGGTCCTCAAGGCTCTCGAATGGATAAACGGCCCGGGCGATCCGGACGGTGACGGGTTCGTCGAATATGCACGCGAAACCGAAGATGGATTGTCGAACCAGGGATGGAAGGACAGTCACGATTCGGTCTTCAACAAGGATGGAAGCCTCGCAGAGGGGCCGCTCGCACTCGTGGAAGTTCAAGGCTATGTGTACGAGGCGAAGATTGTTGCCGCGCGCATGGCCTCGATGCTTGGCGATGATGCATCGAGCCGTCGACTGAAAGCCGAAGCAATCGAACTGCAAAGAAAATTCGAGGAGAAGTTTTGGTCTCCGGACATCGGCATGTACGCGCTTGCGCTGGATGGCCGCAAAAATCGTGTCGACGTCCGATCGAGCAACGCCGGCCACGCACTGAGTTCTGGTATCGCCAGTGCAGACCGGGCATCGCGCGTCATCAAGCAAATGCTGGATGCGAGCTTCTTCTCTGGCTGGGGCATCAGAACGATCGCGACCAGCGAAGCCAGATACAACCCGATGTCGTATCACAACGGGTCGATCTGGCCGCACGACAATGCGATGATTGGTGCGGGTTTCGCCCGTTACGGAAAGCCGGAAAAGATCGAATCCGTCTTTAATGGTCTGCTCGACGCTGCCCTCAACATGTCGCAAGGCAGACTGCCGGAATTGTTCTGCGGCTTTCGGCGCCGGGCAGGGCGCGCGCCCATTCTTTATCCAGTGGCATGCTCGCCGCAAGCCTGGGCGAGTGGCTCGATGCCCTATCTCTTGGGGTCGTTGTTGGGTATCGAAATCGACGGCGCTTCCCGGACTGTTACGCTCAATTCGCCTTATCTGCCGGAGCGAGCAGGTGAGATAACGGTGCGGAATATGCGCGCTGGCGATGGGGCTGCCGATTTTGTGTTGCGACGGAAAGACGGCGCCGTGACGATCGATATCACGAACAGCAGCGGCGGCGCGAAAGTCGTCTTGGCATAA
- a CDS encoding 2TM domain-containing protein codes for MNRLLQNQGFRIHLTAYVIVNVILAIINFMNPETIWFYWVLLGWGIGLLAHGYSVWRAPSRPVRPVRPIRH; via the coding sequence ATGAACAGACTGCTGCAGAACCAAGGCTTCAGGATTCACCTGACGGCCTACGTCATCGTCAATGTGATCCTTGCAATCATAAATTTCATGAACCCCGAAACCATCTGGTTCTACTGGGTGCTTCTCGGCTGGGGCATCGGTCTTTTGGCGCACGGCTATTCGGTATGGCGGGCGCCGTCTCGCCCTGTGAGGCCCGTGCGGCCCATACGTCATTGA